From Plasmodium vivax scf_6645 genomic scaffold, whole genome shotgun sequence, the proteins below share one genomic window:
- a CDS encoding variable surface protein Vir28-like (encoded by transcript PVX_018655A), with protein sequence MATNPQYIKYQDYYIVKKSFVYTPTDEFNISFVNALIKDIRNTPTKEKLLYKTFYELKKFISRNHSFLEYGKEKCCNYINYWLNKTVRDSEYGVNKEKFKFFDEFMQRDPKASDGPFNCISKLSYMDTDSFQKMKKLYDLYDYFTELKEHEDSSTLCRSISDLAKKYESMMREYEKDNKLCNMLTNLRGVIERDKLVAKDICEKNTFDSFILKIDPPREEQKEVTAHAYRGISGEARPPKHSSVSSPQVHRGISVETRPTNPVSASLPQAHGRSPGETHTRPLVTAPSSRVHDRNSVQTPTPTXVSVSLSQAKGLEKPAGGESERTLSVPQEQSPRPLPLLLPLPSLEQSDPLESSEADEYGGPKGLTETESELRQEPQDEERYQLERDVDPFNEDEEYTSLQEVDPPAGSMQSTFDTGTIMGTIKGAVSNVLGAVEPVPVLGVSGGMGALYLLLKYTPVGSLFGRNRRNNQYIPNFYDPGYREQYSDYYPEYYNEDFPNNRMNIAYHPSSYELD encoded by the exons ATGGCAACAAACCCACAG TATATCAAATACCAAGACTActatatagtaaaaaaatcatttgtTTATACACCAACAGACGAATTTAATATTAGTTTTGTAAACGCTTTAATAAAAGACATACGTAATACACCAACAAAGGAGAAACTGTTATATAAGACCTTTTATGAGTTAAAGAAGTTTATCAGTCGTAACCATAGTTTCTTGGAATatggtaaagaaaaatgttgtaattatattaactacTGGTTAAATAAAACAGTAAGAGATTCAGAGTATGGtgtaaataaagaaaagtttaaattttttgatgAATTTATGCAACGTGACCCTAAAGCTTCAGATGGTCCGTTTAATTGCATATCGAAATTAAGCTATATGGACACTGAttcatttcaaaaaatgaaaaaattatatgatttgTACGATTATTTCACAGAACTCAAAGAACATGAGGATAGTTCAACATTATGTAGAAGCATTAGTGATTTAGCTAAGAAGTATGAAAGTATGATGCGGGAATATGAGAAAGACaataaattatgtaatatgtTAACAAATCTAAGAGGAGTAATCGAAAGAGATAAATTAGTTGCTAAAGATATATGTGAAAAGAACACTTTtgattcatttattttaaaaatcgaTCCACCTCgtgaagaacaaaaggaGGTAACAGCACATGCATATCGTGGAATCTCTGGAGAAGCACGTCCCCCAAAACACTCTTCAGTTTCTTCACCACAAGTACATCGTGGAATCTCTGTAGAAACACGTCCCACAAACCCCGTTTCAGCTTCTTTACCACAAGCACATGGTAGATCCCCTGGAGAAACACATACCCGACCCCTCGTTACAGCTCCTTCATCACGTGTACATGATAGAAACTCTGTACAAACACCTACCCCAACTSCTGTTTCAGTTTCTTTATCACAAGCAAAAGGATTGGAAAAACCAGCGGGGGGAGAGAGTGAACGAACATTATCAGTACCCCAAGAACAATCTCCACGACCACTACCACTACTATTACCACTACCATCATTAGAACAATCAGATCCATTAGAATCTTCAGAAGCAGACGAATACGGAGGGCCAAAAGGATTAACAGAAACAGAATCAGAACTACGACAAGAACCACAAGATGAAGAAAGATATCAACTAGAACGTGATGTAGATCCTTTTAACGAAGACGAAGAATATACTTCCCTACAGGAAGTTGATCCACCAGCAGGTTCAATGCAGTCCACATTTGACACAGGAACGATCATGGGAACGATAAAAGGTGCCGTTTCTAACGTTTTAGGAGCTGTTGAACCGGTGCCTGTTCTTGGTGTATCCGGTGGTATGGGTGCATTATATTTACTATTAAAG TATACCCCAGTTGGATCTCTCTTTGGAAGAAATAGAAGGAACAACCAATATATCCCTAATTTTTACGATCCAGGATACAGGGAACAATACTCAGATTATTATCCGGAGTATTATAATGAAGATTTTCCAAATAATCGAATGAATATAGCTTATCATCCTTCGTCATATGAACTAGACTAA